Proteins from a single region of Thermodesulfobacteriota bacterium:
- a CDS encoding YifB family Mg chelatase-like AAA ATPase has protein sequence MLSKILSSAVIGIDARQVEVEVDLARGLPSFSTVGLPDNAVKESKDRVRSAIKNSGYTFPVSRITVNLAPADIKKEGTTFDLPVAVGILKAQGLIKNKNLDDYIMLGELSLDGSIRAVRGALPVAVLAKELKKKLLLPFGNREEAALVEGVEVFGLKSLAELVEFMNGEVEVDAASVDAAAYFKREDKDLLDMTDVKGQEHVKRALEVAAAGGHNVIMIGPPGSGKTMLSKRFPTILPDIGIEEAIETTKVHSVAGVLSGVLVTERPFRSPHHTISDAGLIGGGQVPRPGEVSLAHNGVLFLDEVPEFKKNVLEVLRQPVEDGVVTIARAAVSLTYPARIMLVCAMNPCPCGYLGDPQRECNCTPLIVRRYRRKLSGPLLDRIDIHCEVPAVRYKELSDKRGGEPSAAVKERVNRARSIQAERFKGKGAKKIFSNSHMAPRHIKKFCEVDADCAGLLEAAVEKLGLSARAYTRILKVSRTIADLEGEERIKAHHVAEAIQYRALDRPVG, from the coding sequence ATGCTCTCGAAAATACTCTCAAGCGCGGTAATAGGGATAGACGCCCGGCAGGTGGAGGTCGAAGTGGACCTCGCCCGGGGGTTGCCGTCGTTTTCCACCGTCGGGCTTCCGGATAACGCCGTAAAGGAGAGTAAGGACCGGGTCCGCTCGGCCATAAAGAACTCAGGCTACACCTTCCCCGTAAGCCGCATCACCGTCAACCTCGCCCCGGCCGACATAAAAAAAGAAGGCACCACGTTCGACCTGCCCGTGGCCGTCGGCATCTTGAAGGCCCAGGGCCTTATAAAGAATAAAAACCTCGACGACTATATAATGCTCGGCGAGCTCTCGCTCGACGGCTCGATAAGGGCGGTACGCGGCGCGCTGCCGGTGGCCGTCCTTGCGAAGGAGCTTAAGAAGAAACTCCTCCTACCGTTCGGAAACCGGGAGGAGGCGGCGCTGGTCGAAGGTGTCGAGGTCTTCGGTCTGAAGAGCCTCGCCGAGCTCGTGGAGTTCATGAACGGGGAGGTCGAAGTAGACGCCGCCAGCGTGGACGCCGCCGCTTACTTCAAGCGCGAAGACAAAGACCTCCTCGACATGACGGACGTGAAGGGGCAGGAGCACGTTAAACGCGCCCTGGAGGTCGCGGCCGCCGGAGGCCATAACGTTATCATGATAGGCCCACCCGGCTCGGGTAAGACCATGCTCTCCAAACGCTTCCCCACCATCCTGCCGGACATCGGCATAGAAGAGGCCATAGAGACGACAAAGGTCCACAGCGTCGCCGGGGTCTTGAGCGGCGTGCTCGTAACGGAAAGGCCCTTCCGCTCCCCGCACCATACCATCTCGGATGCGGGCCTCATAGGCGGCGGCCAGGTGCCGAGGCCCGGCGAGGTGAGCCTCGCCCATAACGGCGTCTTGTTCCTGGATGAAGTTCCGGAGTTCAAGAAGAACGTGCTGGAAGTCTTAAGGCAACCCGTGGAAGACGGTGTCGTTACGATAGCCCGCGCCGCCGTCTCGCTAACCTACCCGGCGCGCATAATGCTTGTCTGCGCCATGAACCCCTGCCCGTGCGGATACCTCGGAGACCCACAAAGGGAGTGCAACTGCACGCCGCTCATCGTCCGCCGCTACAGGAGGAAGCTCTCCGGGCCTCTCCTGGACCGTATAGACATACACTGCGAGGTGCCGGCGGTAAGGTATAAGGAACTAAGCGATAAGAGGGGCGGCGAGCCGTCCGCCGCTGTTAAGGAGCGGGTGAACCGCGCGCGCTCCATTCAGGCCGAGCGTTTTAAGGGGAAAGGTGCAAAGAAGATTTTTTCCAACAGCCACATGGCCCCGCGCCACATAAAGAAGTTCTGCGAGGTGGACGCCGACTGCGCGGGCCTTCTGGAAGCCGCAGTGGAAAAGCTCGGCCTCTCGGCCCGCGCCTATACCCGGATACTCAAGGTCTCGCGGACGATTGCCGATTTGGAAGGCGAGGAGAGGATAAAAGCGCATCACGTGGCGGAGGCGATACAGTATCGGGCTCTTGACCGTCCGGTCGGGTAG